DNA sequence from the Halobacterium sp. DL1 genome:
GCTGACGGCGGTACGACCGAACCGTATACAACGCGGCCCCACGTCACTGGGGCCATGACGAAGACGGTCGACGACCTCCGGAACGAGATCCGGGAGGCAGTGGGGCGCTACGAGCGAATCGAGTCGACGGCGTTCACGAAGGAGGCGCTCGCAGCGGTCTGCGACGCCGTGGGCGCCGACGTCGACACCAGCGGGCGGCCGTCGAAACCCGAGATGCGGGCGGGCATCCGCGAGCAGGTCGACGGCCTCGCGGCCCCCGACGACGAGAACACGTCTCGCGCCTTCCGGAAGGCGGACCTCGAGACCATCGCGGCGGCGCTCCGCGACGAGTAGCCTCAGACCTGGACTCCACCGACGACGAAGACGACCAGCGGCACGGCTACCAGCAGGTGGTAGAGGAGGAGGACGCCCTGGCCCACGAGGGTGACACCCATCTCCGGCGTCAAGAGAAGCAACGGGCCGAGCATGAAGACGAAGACGGCGACAGCGAGCGCGACGAAGTACCGGGCCGGCCGGTCGGTGAGTTTGACCAGGACGGCGTACGCGACAGCGGCGCCGACGCCGGCGACGATGGTCGTCCCCACGAGTGGGACTGCCGAGAACGGACTCGTCGCGCCGGTTGCGCCGACGTCGACACCGACTGCGTCGACGAGCACCTGCGCCACCAGGAGCGACAGGACGGCTACAGTGACGCCGATGGTCGTGCGGCGCGCGAGAGCGCCGGCGGTTCTCGGGACGGGATACCGCGATTTTGCGTGTGCCATACGTCCTCCACGTCGTCTATCCCCAAAGTACGACGTGCTGGATTGGGACTCCGACGGCACGCGCTCAGTAGCCGCGGAGGCGTCGCTCGATGGCCGCGCCGAACATCGGCGCCGTGTGCGGGCCGTCGTAGCGGACGCCGTCGACGTAGAACGAGGGCGTGCCGTTGACGCCGCTTCGGGCACCGCTGAGGAAGTCCGCCTGCACGCGCTGGTCGACCGTCTCGCTCGCCAGGTCGGCGCGGAACCGGTCCATCTCCAGGCCCAGGGTCTCGGCGCACTCCAGAATTGCGTCGTCGTCGAGCGGGCCCTGGTGTTCGTACAGCAGGTCGTGCATTGCCCAGAACGCGCGCTCGTCCTGCAGGGCAGCGGCCTCGCTCGCCATCGCCGCCTGCCGCGCGTGGGGGTGCATCGACTTCATCGGGAAGTGGCGGAACACCACGCGGAGTTGCGGGCCGTACCGGTCCTGGAGTTCCCGCACGACCGAGTAGGCCGCCTTGCAGAACGGGCACTCGAAGTCGCCGTACTGGACGAGCGTCACCGGGGCGTCCCGCGGGCCCTGGACGTGGTCGTCGTCGCCGACCGGGACTGTCAGTTGTGACACCCGCGAGCGCATCGGGGTACCGCCGTTCATTCCTCGGAATCAGCGTCGAGCGCTTCGAGCGCCTCGAGGATGCCGTCGGCGCCGGGGTTGATGCCGACCGGCGAGACGTAGGACCACTGGATGACGCCGTCGCCGTCGACGACGAACAGCGCGCGCTCGCTGCTGCCGACCTCCGGACGGTAGACGCCGTAGGCTCTCGCCACCTCGCCCTTCGGGTGGAAGTCCGAGAGCAGCGGGAACGAGATGTTGCGGGCGTCGGAGAACGCCTGGTGGCTCCACGGGCCGTCGACGGAGATGGCCAGCACCTGCGCGCCGTACTGCTTGAACTCGTCGACGAGTTCGTTGTACAGCGCTATCTGGTCGCCACAGACCGGGCTCCAGTCCGCCGGGTAGAACACCAGGACGACCGGCTGGCCGCGGAACTCGTGGAGCGAGACGGTCTGGTCGGCGGTCGTCGGGAGCGTGAAGTCGGGTGCCTCCGTCCCCTCGGGGAGCGGTCCGGTGTCGACCGTCGCCTCCGGGAGGTCGTAGTGGGCGTCTGCCATACACCAAAGAGGCCGGCCTGATAGAAAGAATCTCGGTTGGTGACAGTCGCCGTCGGCCGTGTACTGGGTTCCGACGAGCTCGCTGTCGGCGTTGCCCGTTCCGACGATGCCGACGTATAGACGTCAGTCGTAGACTGAGGGCCCTTGAAATCGCTACCCGTCCGCGAGCGACTCGACGGCCTCGGCGGCGCTCGTCTCGTCCGCGAGCCACTCGTCCGCCCAGGACTCGATGGCGTCGAAGACAGGGAACAGCGACTCGCCCTTCGGCGTCAGCGAGTAGTAGGTTGCGACCGGCGACTCCTCCTCGAGGCGGCGGTCGACGAACCCCATCTCCTGGAGGTCGTCGAGCACGCGGGAGAGCGTGCGGGAGCTCGCGTCCGTCGAGCGCTTCAGTTCGTTGAACCGCTTCTCGCCGTCCTGCAGGTCGTGGAGCACGATGAGCCGCCACTGGGAGCCGATCTGCTCCAGCGAGTCGATGACGTGGCACGCCTCCTCGCTGTACCGGTCGTCCTTGGTCATGTGGGGACGTAGGCCCGCCCTCGCCATAGTGGTTCCGGAACGCACCAAGTATCACACCGACACCTCAGGTGACGTGCGTGTCACCGGGTGGCCGGGTGGTTAGCTGAGAGGTTTACGTGCGGACTGCCTACCCGGTAGCACAATGACCACATCCGACGCCCCGGAGACGGCGGGTCTCCACCACGTCACCGCGGTGGCCGGCGACCCCCGGGAGAACGTCCGGTTCTACCGGGAGGAACTCGGCCTCCGCCTCGTCAAGCGCACGGTGAACTTCGACGACCCGACGACGTACCACCTCTACTACGGCGACGAGGTCGGGACACCGGGCACCATCTTGACGTTCTTCCCCTTCGAGAACGGGCGCTCCGGGACGCCGGGGCGGGGCCAGACCACCGCGACGGCGTTCGTCGTCCCCGAGGGCAGCCTCGGATTCTGGACCGAACGCTTCGAGGAGCGCGGCGTCGACCACGGTGACCCCGAGGAGCGTTTCGGCGCCCGCGTCCTGCCGTTCCAGGACGGCGACGGCCAGCCACTCGAACTGGTGGAGGGAGAGAGCGACGTCGAACCGTGGAGCGACAGCCCCATCCCCGAGGAGCACGCGATTCGCGGCTTCCACGGCGTCACGCTCCACCCCACCCAGCCCGAGTCGACCGGCACGGTGCTCGAGACGCTCGGCTACGAGCGCACCGAGGAGGCGAGCGAGCGCGTCCGCTACGTCGCCGGCGAGCGCGCGAGCGTCGTGGACGTGCTGACGAGCGGCGGCTCGTGGGGTCAGCCCGGGGTCGGCACGGTCCACCACGTCGCGTTCCGCGCGGCCGACGACGACGCGCAAGCCGCGCTCGGCGACGCCGTCAGCGAGGTTGGGATGTCCACGACGCCACAGAAGGACCGCCAGTACTTCCGCTCCATCTACTTCCGGGAACCCGGCGGCGTCCTCTTTGAGGTGGCAACCGACGAACCAGGCTTCGCCACCGACGAGGACGTCTCGGAGCTCGGCTCGTCGCTCAAGCTGCCGCCGTGGCTCGAGGACGACCGCGCGGAAATCGAGTCCGAACTGCCGCCGCTCGAACTGGAGGGACCGGCGTGAGCGACGCGAACCCGCACGCCGGCCAGCCGGTCGAGCACCGCGGGACAGCCCTCGAAGACGCCGAACGCGCCGTCGTGCTGCTCCACGGACGGGGTGCCCGAGCCACGGGGATGCTCCAGTTCGCCGAGGACCTCCCGAGCGAGGACACGGCGTTCGTCGCGCCGCAGGCCACCCGCGCGACCTGGTACCCGAACAGCTTCCTCGAACCCACGACGGAGAACGAGCCGTGGTTCTCCTCGGCGCTCTCGCTCGTCGGCGACGTCTTCGACGACGTCACCGAGCACGTGCCCGCCGACCGCGTCCTCGTCCTCGGGTTCTCCCAGGGCGCCTGCCTGGGCAGCGAGTTTGTCGCGCGCAACCCCCAGCGCTTCGGCGGTTTCGTCGCGTTCTCCGGCGGCCTCCACGGGCCCGAGGGGACGTCCTACGACTACGACGGCAGCCTCGACGGGACGCCCGTCTTCCTCGGCTGCAGCGACCGCGACCCCCACATCCCCGAGTCCCGCGTCCACGAGACGAAGGCGGTGTTCGAGTCGATGGACGCCGACGTCACCGAGCGCATCTACGAGGGGATGGGGCACGGCGTCAACGAGGACGAACTCGAGTTCGCGGCGGGGATGGTCGACAGGCTGTAGGGCAGAATCAGTTATCCGTTATCGAGCAGCGTCAGTAGAATCCGACAGCTCCTTCTCGAAAGCCCCGGGCGGCTACGCTCGCGCGACTCGCTGTCGTTCGAAAGACGGCGCAGCCGTCTTTCGTGATGACGAGAGAGCCTAGCTCTCTCGAACCACGCTCCTCGGCCTTCGGCCTGCGGTGCTTACGTCGTCGTGCTTCCCGTAGCCGTCCGCCCCTTTCAGTCCCGCCCAGGCTGGTTGGTCAGCCGCCGCGATGGGATTGAAAGGGGCCGCTGGGTCGACGAACCCGGGCGACGTAAGCACCACAGCGAACGTAGTGAGCGAGGAGCGCAGCGAGCCCTGGGAGTCGACCCAGCGGGGGCTTTCGAGGAGGCGTCAACGGATCGAGCACTCCCGAACCCCAAGTTGGCCAACCTGTACGCTTACCTGCGGTCGGCACCTAAACGCGGTATGTCGAACACACCCGAGAGTGAGACCGACTGGCGCGAGAAACTCACCGAGGAGGAGTACCGCGTGCTCCGCGAGCAGGGCACCGAGCGCCCGTACTCCGGCGGCCACGTCGACCGCGACGAGGAGGGGACGTACACGTGCGCCGGCTGCGGCGCCGTCCTCTTCGACGCGGAGACGAAGTTCGACGCGCACTGCGGCTGGCCGAGCTTCTGGGACGCCGCCGACAGCGAGGCCGTCGAGCGCCGACCCGACCACAGCCAGGGGATGGAGCGCACCGAGGTCGTCTGCGCGAACTGCGGCGGCCACCTCGGCCACGTCTTCGAGGACGGGCCCGAGCCGACGGGCGAGCGGTTCTGCATCAACTCC
Encoded proteins:
- a CDS encoding phospholipase, whose product is MSDANPHAGQPVEHRGTALEDAERAVVLLHGRGARATGMLQFAEDLPSEDTAFVAPQATRATWYPNSFLEPTTENEPWFSSALSLVGDVFDDVTEHVPADRVLVLGFSQGACLGSEFVARNPQRFGGFVAFSGGLHGPEGTSYDYDGSLDGTPVFLGCSDRDPHIPESRVHETKAVFESMDADVTERIYEGMGHGVNEDELEFAAGMVDRL
- a CDS encoding HxlR family transcriptional regulator, which encodes MTKDDRYSEEACHVIDSLEQIGSQWRLIVLHDLQDGEKRFNELKRSTDASSRTLSRVLDDLQEMGFVDRRLEEESPVATYYSLTPKGESLFPVFDAIESWADEWLADETSAAEAVESLADG
- a CDS encoding thioredoxin peroxidase, with the translated sequence MADAHYDLPEATVDTGPLPEGTEAPDFTLPTTADQTVSLHEFRGQPVVLVFYPADWSPVCGDQIALYNELVDEFKQYGAQVLAISVDGPWSHQAFSDARNISFPLLSDFHPKGEVARAYGVYRPEVGSSERALFVVDGDGVIQWSYVSPVGINPGADGILEALEALDADSEE
- a CDS encoding DSBA oxidoreductase, which gives rise to MSQLTVPVGDDDHVQGPRDAPVTLVQYGDFECPFCKAAYSVVRELQDRYGPQLRVVFRHFPMKSMHPHARQAAMASEAAALQDERAFWAMHDLLYEHQGPLDDDAILECAETLGLEMDRFRADLASETVDQRVQADFLSGARSGVNGTPSFYVDGVRYDGPHTAPMFGAAIERRLRGY
- a CDS encoding methionine sulfoxide reductase B — translated: MSNTPESETDWREKLTEEEYRVLREQGTERPYSGGHVDRDEEGTYTCAGCGAVLFDAETKFDAHCGWPSFWDAADSEAVERRPDHSQGMERTEVVCANCGGHLGHVFEDGPEPTGERFCINSVSLDFEPDE
- a CDS encoding diguanylate cyclase; this translates as MTTSDAPETAGLHHVTAVAGDPRENVRFYREELGLRLVKRTVNFDDPTTYHLYYGDEVGTPGTILTFFPFENGRSGTPGRGQTTATAFVVPEGSLGFWTERFEERGVDHGDPEERFGARVLPFQDGDGQPLELVEGESDVEPWSDSPIPEEHAIRGFHGVTLHPTQPESTGTVLETLGYERTEEASERVRYVAGERASVVDVLTSGGSWGQPGVGTVHHVAFRAADDDAQAALGDAVSEVGMSTTPQKDRQYFRSIYFREPGGVLFEVATDEPGFATDEDVSELGSSLKLPPWLEDDRAEIESELPPLELEGPA